AGGGATACAAGTAGAGCGCCTTTTCGCGACCGTGATCCATTCGACAGGAGAGACCGATGTCAGAGCAAATCAACCATCACCGCCGCCGTTTCTTCGGCATGACGGCAATCGCCCTTGCGGCCGTCGAATTCGGCGTGGCCGGCACGGCTGCCGCCCAGTCGTCTGCGACTGCCGCATCGGTGCCAGCTATAAAGCCCGGAACCAACACGTCCTTCGAAGCGCTGAAGCAGGTCAAGGCAGGCGTGCTCGACATCGGTTATGCCGAGGCGGGAAAGGCGGATGCCCCCGTCGTATTGCTCCTGCATGGCTGGCCCTATGACATCTATAGTTTCGTCGATGTCGCACCGCTGCTTGCCACGGCGGGCTACAGGGTGATTGTGCCTTATCTGCGCGGCTACGGGACGACCCGCTTCCTGGACGACCAGACGCCGCGCAACGGCCAGCCGTCAGCGCTCGCCGCCGATATGATCGCGCTGCTCGATGCACTCGATATCGAGAAGGCTGTGATTGCTGGCTACGACTGGGGCGGGCGGACCGCCAATATCATGGCGGCGCTCTGGCCCGAGCGCTGCAAGGCGATGGTATCGGTGAGCGGCTACCTGATCGGCAGCCAGGAGGCCAACAAGAAGCCGCTTCCGCCGAAAGCCGAACTCGCCTGGTGGTATCAGTTCTATTTCGCCACCGAACGCGGTCGTCAGGGATACGAGAGCAACACGCATGATTTCGCAAAGCTCATCTGGCAGACGGCATCGCCGAAGTGGAACTTCGACGATGCGACATTCGACAGGTCGGCCGCTGCCTTCGACAATCCCGACCACGTCGCCATCGTCATTCACAATTATCGCTGGCGCCTGGGGCTTGTCGAAGGCGAGGCAAAGTACGATGCCTACGAGACGACGCTCGCCGCAACGCCTGTCATTTCGGTGCCGACCATCACCATGGAAGGCGATGCAAACGGTGCGCCGCATCCGCAGCCTTCCGCCTACGCCGGAAAATTCTCCGGCAAATACGAGCATCGCACCATCGGCGGCGGCATCGGCCACAACCTGCCTCAGGAAGCGCCGCAGGCTTTTGCGCAGGCGGTCATAGACGTCGATCGTTTCTAGGTCGACGCTGCCGTGCAGCGCCTCGTTGCTCCGGCCAGCGGAATATGCGTAGGTCGCGTCTGTCGCTTCGGTCAGGAACAAAGCGACCGGCGCGGCCGCTTCTATCGATGGGGAATAGGGAAATATGGATCATGTCGATCACATCCTGATCGTCGATGACGATCGCGAAATCCGCGAGCTGGTATCGGGCTACCTGCAGAAGAATGGCCTGCGCACGAGCGTTGCTGCCGACGGACGGCAGATGCGCAGTTTTGTCGACGCCAATGCCGTCGACCTGATCGTGCTCGACGTGATGATGCCCGGCGACGACGGGCTGGTGCTGTGCCGCGAACTGCGCGCCGGCCGGCACAAGGCGATCCCGATCCTGATGCTGACGGCCCGCACCGACGAGATGGACAGGATCCTCGGGCTGGAGATGGGCGCCGATGATTATCTTCCCAAGCCCTTTGCTGCGCGTGAGCTTCTCGCCCGCATCAAGGCGGTGCTGCGGCGGACGCGGATGCTGCCGCCCAACCTGCAGATCAGCGAAGCCGGACAATTGCTGACCTTCGGCGACTGGCGGCTCGATACGGTTGCCCGGCACCTTCTCGACAGGGAAGGGACCGCGATTGCGCTGAGCGGCGCCGAATACCGTCTGCTCCGCGTCTTCATCGATCACCCGCAACGTGTGCTCAATCGCGACCAGCTTCTGAGCCTGACGCAGGGCCGCGACGCCGATCTCTTCGATCGCTCTATCGATCTCCTGGTCAGCCGCCTGCGTCAGCGGCTGGGCGACGATGCGCGCGAACCGACTTATATCAAGACGGTGCGCAGCGAAGGCTATGTGTTTTCCGTCCCGGTCGAAATATCGGAGCCGCGCCGATGAAGGCGGCAATCCCCTTGCCTTCGGGCCTGACGTGGCCGAGCACGTTGCGGTCGCGGATCTTCCTGATCCTGCTGATCGGGCTGGCCTTGGCCTACGGGCTGTCCTTCAGTGTGCTCTATATGGAGCGGTACATGTCGGCCAAGGCCGTGATGCTCGGCACGCTGGAAAACGATGTTGCAACGTCGATTGCGGTTCTCGATCGGCTTCCGCCCGGCGAGCGCGGCGACCTGCTCGACCGGCTGAGCCGCGGCAATTACCGTTTCGTGCTCGGGCCCGGCCTTCCCGGCGTGCCTGACACGTCAAGCAAAGGGGCGGAAATCTCAGGAAAGATCGAGGAGGCTATCGGGCACCGCTTTCCAATCCGGATCGAACGGATTCCAGGCGATGTGAACCGGCTGCAGGCGCATCTGACGCTGAGCGACGGAAGCCCGTTGACGATCGACGTCACGCCGAAGGGCGTCATGCCGATCGCCGCATGGCTGCCTTATGTCTTCGTCATCCAGATGGCGCTGCTCATCCTCTGTACCTGGTTTGCGGTTCGCCAGGCGATCCGGCCGCT
The nucleotide sequence above comes from Rhizobium indicum. Encoded proteins:
- a CDS encoding alpha/beta fold hydrolase; the protein is MSEQINHHRRRFFGMTAIALAAVEFGVAGTAAAQSSATAASVPAIKPGTNTSFEALKQVKAGVLDIGYAEAGKADAPVVLLLHGWPYDIYSFVDVAPLLATAGYRVIVPYLRGYGTTRFLDDQTPRNGQPSALAADMIALLDALDIEKAVIAGYDWGGRTANIMAALWPERCKAMVSVSGYLIGSQEANKKPLPPKAELAWWYQFYFATERGRQGYESNTHDFAKLIWQTASPKWNFDDATFDRSAAAFDNPDHVAIVIHNYRWRLGLVEGEAKYDAYETTLAATPVISVPTITMEGDANGAPHPQPSAYAGKFSGKYEHRTIGGGIGHNLPQEAPQAFAQAVIDVDRF
- a CDS encoding response regulator; translated protein: MDHVDHILIVDDDREIRELVSGYLQKNGLRTSVAADGRQMRSFVDANAVDLIVLDVMMPGDDGLVLCRELRAGRHKAIPILMLTARTDEMDRILGLEMGADDYLPKPFAARELLARIKAVLRRTRMLPPNLQISEAGQLLTFGDWRLDTVARHLLDREGTAIALSGAEYRLLRVFIDHPQRVLNRDQLLSLTQGRDADLFDRSIDLLVSRLRQRLGDDAREPTYIKTVRSEGYVFSVPVEISEPRR